From bacterium:
TCACCCGCCTCATGAAAAACACCCTGATCGGCGAAGTACGCTATGACAAGAAGCTGGAAGCGGATATGGCGTCCATCCAGACGTTTGAGGTCAATCTCCGCGAATTGCTGCTTTCCGCTCCCGCCGGCATGAAGCCTACCCTCGGCGTCGATCCCGGTTTCCGCACGGGCTGCAAGGTCGTTGCAATCGACCGTACCGGCAAATTCCTCGCGTACCATGCCGTGTTCCCGCATACCGGTGACTACAAGCGCATGGAGGCGGTGCAGACGCTGAAGAACATGATCGAAGAGTATGGGGTGGAACTGATTGCCATCGGCAACGGCACGGCGGGAAGAGAAACCGAGGCGTTCGTTGCAGAGGTTATTGCGGATATGGATCCGCGTCCCGTCAAAGTCATGGTCAACGAATCCGGCGCATCGATATATTCTGCGAGTGATGTAGCCATTGACGAATTCCCTGATCTCGACCTGACCGTGCGCGGAGCAATCAGCATCGGACGCAGGCTCATGGATCCCCTTGCCGAACTCGTGAAAATCGACCCGAAGTCCATTGGTGTGGGACAGTATCAGCACGATGTCGATCAGCGTCTGCTGCGCAAGAAACTGGACGAAACGGTTGAAAGCTGCGTGAACTACGTCGGTGTCGATATCAACACCGCGTCAAGGGAACTGCTGAGCTACGTGGCGGGACTAAGCAGCACGGTCGCAAAGAATGTGGTCACCTACCGCAACGAACATGGCGCCTTCAGCAGCAGGCAGGACCTTCTCAAAGTGCCGCGTTTCGGTCCGAAAGCGTTCGAACAGGCGGCGGGTTTCCTGCGCATTCGCGAGGGAGAACAGCCGCTCGATAATACCGCTGTCCATCCTGAGAGTTATCATATCGTCGAAACCATCGCAAGAGATCTTGACGTGACGCTTGAGCGTATCGAGGAGATCGCCTCCCGGGTCAAGGATATTGACATCAGTCGCTATGTTACCGAGGATGTCGGTGCTCCGACCCTGCGGGATATCCTTCGCGAGCTCGAAAAGCCCGGACGTGACCCGCGCGCCAGCTTCCGCACGGCGGAGTTCAAGGAGGGGATCAACGCCATTTCCGATCTTTCCACGGGGATGGAGCTTGAAGGTGTGGTGACAAACGTGGCGAATTTTGGAGCCTTCGTGGACATCGGCGTGCATCAGGATGGACTGGTGCACATTTCCCAGTTGGCCGACCGCTTCGTGCGAGATCCAAAGGAAGTCGTCAAAGTCGGTCAGATTGTCCGCGTGCGCGTTCTCGAAGTCAACGAGCAACTCGGACGCATCTCTCTTTCCATGAAAAAAGGGGACACCGCCAAAAAACCACGTCCCCGCCGCGAGGAAGCAAAGCATTCTCTCGACGATTTGAAAAAGAAATTCCAGGGATAAAAAAGAGCAACGCAGAGAATAAAAGAGGAACGCAGATTTTCGCTGAGGTTACGCAGATTATCGCAGGTGAGGCATTAAAAAACTTCCTCTGCGATAATCTGTGTCAAATCAGCGAAAATCTGCGTAGCTCTTATGATTGACGGCGTAATCTTATCGAATAATCAGCATTTTGCGCGTTACGCTGCTGTTACCGCTACGGAGCACTGCGAAGTAGCTTCCTGCCGGGAGTGTTCCTGCGTGGAAGCTGGCGGTGTGTGAGCCAGCCTGGTAGCTTCCCTGGGCGGGCGTGGCGACCAGCTTGCCGGCAGCATCGTAGACCTGGAGAGTGACCTCAGCTGTGTTCTGGAGATTGAATCGCAATGTGGTCGTTTCCGCGATACCCGGTCCGAAGGGGTTGGGGTAATTCGGGGCAAGGGAGAACGCCTCCGGCTGCTGGCGGGGAGCGTCGATGGAAACGAGACCATCGGTCGACCACATTCCGCGTCCGTAGGTACCGACCACGAGCCTGTTCTCCGGAGTGAGACGCATATCGTAGCAGACGACATTCGGCAGTCCATTGCCATATTGCTTCCAGTTCGTTCCACCGTTGGTCGTGTACCAGACCCCGAGGTCGGTAGCGAGAAATACGGTATTGCTGTCAACGCGGGAAGGAATAATGGTATTCGCCGGAATGTTGGGGAGATCGCCGCTGATATCCGTCCAGTTGTCTCCGCCATCAGTGGATTTGAATGCGTGTCCCGTTCCATAGCCGGAAACGCATGCATACACCGTGTACAGCTGTCCCCAGTCTACATGAATATCCGTGACCCAGCGGCCCGGCAGTCCATTTCCTTCACCCTCCCATTCGGTATCCAGCGCGATGAGATTGCGGCAGAAATACACTTCGCCCGTACTGGTGGAAGCATACATGAAACGGGAATTGAGTTCGGGAATTTCGAGATCGGTAATGATACCATTCGTCAGGCTGTTGACCGTGATAGTCAGCCAGCTCGTTGCACTGGATGCAGGGGAGAGACGATGGACCTCATTCGTTGCGGTGTAGAGTCGCTCGCCGTCTGGATCGAGTACCATCGGACGAATCCAGTTGAAGCGATAACCGGCGAGCCCCGATGTCAGTGGCTCCATCAGCGTCCCGCCGTCAAAGGTACGGAACGGAGTACTGTTCATGCAGAAGTACATGAGATTGCTGTTTTGCGGATCAACCGCGATGCGCCCGCCGTCACCACTACCCACGTAAACCCACTCGGTTTCACCCGGACTTTTCTGGCGCATGTTACTGTTGTCCTGTGTGCCGCCATAAAGCAGTGACGGATTGGACGGGGCATAGGCGATGCCATAGAACTGCACGGTCGCCAGTCCTTCATTCCTCGCTTCCCAGGTATCTCCCCGGTTGGTGGAGATGAATACACCCCCATCGTTTCCGACGATGAAGGTGTTGGGGTCATCAGGTTTGAAAGCGATATGGTGCTGGTCCGCGTGAACGTAGGCGGGACTGTTCGGGTCAACGACGCGCAGCTCCCAGCGGGACTGCTTGGAGAACCCTTCTCCACCGTTCGTACTGCGATACATGTCGATACCGCCGAGCATGACGACGTCGGGCTGGGTGGGGGACGCCGCGATAGTGAGATCGTAATATGCCTGTCCCCTCGTGAATCCATTGCTGATCGCCGAGAGCTTTCTTTCCCAGGTCTGCCCTGCGTCATGGGAAACGAAGATGCCTTTGAAATCCGCATCCGAATCCGGGAGCCTGTTCCTGTTCGCTGCAACGGCAGCGTAAATCCGGTCCGGGTCCGAGGTTGGAATGCTCATCACAATGCGGCCGCAGGAATCGCCGGGGGCGAAATTGGTGGCCAGTTTCTGCCAGCTGAAGCGGCTTCCACCAGTGTATGAGACATAGATACCGTTGGCGCTGCCACCGTAATCGTTACCAACCGCGGCGTACACGATGCCGGGATTGTCAGGTTTATACACGACGTCCGATATGACGCCGCTGAGGACGTTCCCCCAATTCTGTCCGCCATCCGTGCTCTTGTAAAGATTGTCGCGTGTAGCGACGAGCAGGGTGTCGGAGGAATGGGGATGCAGAGCAATGCGGTGAACCGCACTGTTTCCTGACCAGGGCAGCAGTTCCCAGTTGTCACCGCCGTCGGCGCTGCGAAGCACGCCGATGCCATCGTAAAACGGCGAACCGTTCCGGCGTCCCGCGCCGCCGGGCAGGGGTTCCCCGGTACCGGCATAGATGATGGAGGGATTGGTAGCATCGATAGCCAGTGCTCCGATGTTGATGCGCGGCTCGAAATCCGAAAGAGCCGTCCATGACTGCCCCAGGTCGGTGCTGCGCCACACGCCTCCGGAGGCTCCGCCGGCGAAGATGGTTTCGGTTTCGGTGGGATGGAAAGTCACCGCGCGCATACGTCCACCGATATTGGTCGGACCCTCGGCACGCCACGTTGACGTCGTAGCGAACGGCTTCATGAGTGCGGACTGTGGCGAGTACGCGATGTCTTCCCAGGCATCCCAGGTTTTGCGGTCCACATTCACACCGGGGTTTCCATACGTGCGCTGCAGATAATGCCACTCAAGCATCTTTACGGATTCTCTCGCAGGTTCCGTTGACGCAATGTCATATGAAGTCCTCGAGACAAGAAAATCCGGCCTCGACTGGAACAGAAACAAAATGGCAAACACTCCCGTATACAACGCTGTGAATCCGACAGCGGGAGACTGAAACAGTCGCATCATAAAAATCTCCACCAGGAAAAAATATTGTCAATCAGTAAGGACGAATTCGTCCATTATGTAAGATCATGTTCTGCACAACGGTATGCAATGAAAATCGTTGTCCACAGCCGAGGAAGGATATGAGTTCAATGATTCCGATGCTATATTTGCTTCATTCCAACAACATTTCACAATACAGGTATTCCATGCGCAAGGTCTCTACGCTCCTTCTTGTCTTCGCCGTGTTCCCCGCACTATTAACGACACATGTGCAGGCCCAGGAATTCCGTCTCGGACAGTTTCAGGGCGGCCTCGATTTCCTCGTTGCGCTTCCGCAGGCGGATTTCAAGGATAATACCGATGATGTCGGCGTGGGACTGACCCTCGATCTCGGCTATGTCATCCCTGATCTTCCCGTCATTGCAGGCGGTACGTTCGGATTTGCCTCCTTTGGCAGTGAAACCTTCAACGTACCATTCAGCGGCACAGTACAACTCGTGAACGTCGATCTCACCACCAGCAACAACCTCGCGTTGGGACATCTTTTCCTGCGTGTTCAGCCGCAGAATGGGGCATTTCGCCCGTATTTCGAAGGTCTGGCCGGCTTCAAGTACCTCTGGACGGAGTCCAAGGTCGAAGACGAGCGCTTCGAGGACAGCGAAATCGCCGGCTCGACGAATCTTGACGATATCGCGTTTTCCTACGGCGCTGGCGGTGGAATCATGTTTCGCGTGTACAGTGGGGAGACGAACCAGACTGGACAGGGTGTAGAGGTACTTATCGACCTGCGCGCGCGCTATCTCTACGGGGGCGAGGCGAAATATTTCGATGCCACATCCATTGAGCTGAACGAGGATGATGTCCCCATCCTTCGTGAGGAGAACGCCAAGCAGTCGGAAACCGATATGCTCAATATCGGTATCGGTGTCGTCGTTCGCATCTGATTTCAGTACCGGTACCTTCAGCGGCACTTTGCAGCACACTATCGTGTTAAGAAAACGGGCATCACAGGATGCCCGCTTTTTTTAGGAAAAGGATCATTGCATGATAGAAGAACAAAAAGCAGAGAAACAGCTCGTCACAACGCCTGACAGCGCTGGAAGCGATGCAGACGGAGGCGTTCAGCAGGGGCGGAGAGACTTTCTTCGCACGAGTCTGACTGGACTCACTGTCATTTCAGTCAGTGGGCCTTCATTTGGCAAGATCGCAAGCGAGCCGGATTTCGAGGTGGTGTACAAAACCATCCGCATGCCGGGGCTCCCGGACAAACTCCGCGGTACGCGCATCGCCATGATATCGGATATTCATTCCGGTCCAACCATGTCGCGCAAAGACCTGGTGCCGTACGTGAAACATATCAACAAGCTCAAGCCCGATGCCATACTGCTGCCGGGAGACTTCATTCAGAACAAGAACGAAGAGATCGAGCCTGTATGCGATGTGTTTCGTCATCTGAAGGCTCCCTACGGTGTCTATGGCTGCACCGGGAATCATGACTACTTCGCTGATGCAGACCATGTCTCCAATGAACTGGAACACGCCGGCGTGAACATGCTGCGCAATGAACATGCCGTTCTCGATATCGAAGGGGAACAGCTCGCCCTTATCGGCATCGACGATGTGAGTGATGGAAATCCTTTTCACAGCCAGTTTAAAACCGCGGTAGATGGGTTGGATCCCCGTATTCCGAATATCCTGCTCTGCCACAAACCGTACTACCTCGAGGACGCATCGGAATGGGGAGTCAATCTGATGGTCAGCGGACATACGCACGGGGGACAGATCGTGCTCGCGCGTGCATTCGGCGTTGTGGTGACCATCGCTTCGCTGTATTCCGGGTACATTGAAGGACTCTACGAGCATGACGACACCCAGATGTATATCACGCGTGGAATCGGCACCGTCGGTATTCCCATCCGCATCAACTGTCCCCCGGAGATCACCCTGCTTACCCTGACCTGATCGTCAGTCGACAGAAGATATAATATGGATGAAGGGCGATGCACAGCATCGCCCTTCATGTCTCTTGCGCTAGAAACTCGTTTACGGCTTGTTGCGATGAATCAACCGCGGGAAGGGGATGGTTTCCCGCACATGATCAAGGCCGCAGATCCATGCCACGGTGCGCTCGACGCCGAGACCGAAGCCTGCATGGGGCACACTGCCGTAACGCCGTAGATCGAGGAACCACTCAAATACTTCCTGCGGGAGCTGATGCTCTTCGATGCGTTCGAGCAGGTAGTCGAGATTGTCTTCACGCTGACTGCCGCCGATGATCTCACCATATCCTTCCGGTGCGAGAACGTCCATCGCAAGTGCTTTGCTCTCGTCTTCAGGATCCCGCTTCATGTAGAAGGCCTTGACGGCCGCGGGATAGCGATGTACGATGACGGGACGATCGAAGTACCAGGTGAGCAGCGTTTCGTCGCTACCGCCGAGGTCATTGCCATGCTCGAAATTCGCGGCGGATTCCTTCCATTTCGGGAGGTTGCGCAGCAATTCGTCGAGTTCCGCTACGCGGTTGTTGATCTCGATTTCGCGGCTGTCGAATTTCTTGCGCTGCCACTGCTTGACCTGATTGTATTTCGCTTTGTTGTCTTCGAGTTCTGCAAGCAATTCCCCGCGTTCCTTTTCTGCGGAAGCCTGTTTCTCATCGACCATTTTCGCAGTCTTTTCGCTGTGCAGCATTTCCACAGCTTCGTCGTAGGAGAGACGCGGGAAAGGAGCCATGATGTTCTCGAGCACGGAAAGATCGCGTCCGAGTTCTTTCAACTCAGCGGGACGCTCCTTCAGCACGGTCTGGACAATATGGGAAATGAATTCTTCGGCGAGGTTCATGTCGTCCTCGAGATCGAACCAGGCCATCTCCGGTTCCACCATCCAGAATTCGGTCAGGTGGCGGCGCGTTTTCGATTCCTCCGCGCGAAAGGTCGGTCCGAACACGTAGACTTTCCCGAGCGCCATGGCGCCGGCTTCGCCGTAGAGCTGACCCGACTGCGTGAGATATGCTTTCCCGAGTTTGAAATATTCAGTCTCAAACAGCGTTGACGTTCCTTCAACGGCGTTTGGTGTAAGAACAGGAGCGTCGAAAAGCACGAACCCCCGGTCATCGAAGAAATTGCGTATGGCACGGATAATACTGTGCCGAATGCGCAGGATCGCCACCTGTCTGCGGGAGCGAATCCAGAGATGGCGCCGGTCGGCAAGAAATTCAATCCCGTGTTCTTTCGGGGTGATGGGGTATTCTTCAGCGATCGTGACCACGTCCAGCGCAGTGACATCCATCTCGAAACCGCCCGGCGCACGTTCATCCGAGCGCACACTGCCGGTCACCATGAAGGAAGATTCCTGCGTCAGTGACCTGGCTTTTTCCCAGTCGGCTTCCGAGACGCTGTCGGGCGTGACCACGCACTGGCAGAGTCCCGTTCCGTCACGGAGAATGAGAAAAACGATTTTCCCGCCTTCGCGGCTGTTGTACAGCCAACCCTTGAGGGTGACTTCCTCACCGACATGATCGGAGAGCTGTTCAATATACACGTCGACCATGGATCTGCTGTCGATGCTTGTGAGACATGGTGAATGTGCAAGATAGGAAAAATGTGTGAGAAGGAAGGAGGGGGAATGATGGATGGAGGGGTAAAAATGGAAAGATGGAAAAATCGAACGATGGAAAGATCCGTTGTAGGATGTCAGGTGTCGGTTTCGACCATGATAGAGACTTTTCTGCTGAACACTTCTTCAAAGAGTTCTTTGCGGCGTTCGGCACCCCAGACTTCGATGCTGTAATCGGTATCTCTTTTGAGTCCCAGTGAGATAGTCACATGTTTTTTCCCGATCTCGCAGAGAACACTGGCGAAAATGTCGCGGTGCCGGCGGTCGAGTCCATCTGCGATCCGGAGCATCGCTGAGAGTTTGCGCACGCGGGTCTGGTCTTCTTCCACGAGCCGGGGAAAGCCTTCGTGCTTGCTGCGGGGATGGCTTTTGCGGTGGTACCGGGCAATGTTCGCGACAATCTCGATTTCCCTGTCCGTAAAGCCCATCAGCTCACTGTGACGAATGATGTAGTAGCTGTGTTTGTGATGCTGTGAATGCGAGATGTGGTAGCCGATGTCGTGCAGTACGGCGGCAGCTTCAAGATACTCGCGGTCAGTGTGTCCCAGTTCGTGCAATTCCCGGAGCTGATCGAACAGCGCAAGAGCGTTCTTGCGGACGGTCGCAGCGTGTCGGGCTTCGTAGTGGCAGGATTCCGCGAGATGGTAGATGCTGGCTTTCCGGATATCCGTCAGATGGTTGACGGAGCGTTCCTCGCCAACCAGTTTCTGCAGTGTATCGAGGAGAATGCCTTCGCGCAGGGCATACTTGCTCGTTACCATTGTGTCGAGTTTCAACTGTTCGAACACCTGTTCAAGAATGAGGATGCCAGCCACGATGATGTCCGCACGTGCGGGATCCAGGCCCGGTATTGCCCTGCGTAACCCCACGGTTTTCCTGGAAAGCACGTCACTCGTAATGCGCTTGAGGTCCTTCTTCTCAATTGTGACATTCCCTTCATCCTGGTTGAATTCCTCACCCCGGGCGGCGAGTATCATACCGGCAACATTCAGGATGGTGCCGGAGCTGCCGACCACAGCGGTGAGGGGACGATTCTTTATGGCTCGGACGACAGGATCGAGTGCGCCGATCAGGTGAGCGCGGCAGGCGTCAATATCCTTGTTCTTCAGTGTCTTTCCACTGAAGTAGCGCCTGGTCAGGCGCACC
This genomic window contains:
- a CDS encoding RNA-binding transcriptional accessory protein — its product is MLNIPELLIEELSLQPWQVTNTLALLEEGGTIPFIARYRKERTGELNEIQLRDLVDRFTYLTELEDRKQTVLSSIEEQGKLTDELRKSIEECRQKTELEDLYLPYKPKRRTRATMAREKGLEPLAERIRAMNNPDCSTSDLASQAAAFVNEEAGVETVEDALAGASDILAEELAEVAELRAHVRSTFMNSGIFHSRIKEEYAEGSTKYEMYRDYRVPVREIASHNMLALRRGEAEGVLFFDLEFEEESLLAWLEEKNSHSSAREIREFYHSMIHDAFTRLMKNTLIGEVRYDKKLEADMASIQTFEVNLRELLLSAPAGMKPTLGVDPGFRTGCKVVAIDRTGKFLAYHAVFPHTGDYKRMEAVQTLKNMIEEYGVELIAIGNGTAGRETEAFVAEVIADMDPRPVKVMVNESGASIYSASDVAIDEFPDLDLTVRGAISIGRRLMDPLAELVKIDPKSIGVGQYQHDVDQRLLRKKLDETVESCVNYVGVDINTASRELLSYVAGLSSTVAKNVVTYRNEHGAFSSRQDLLKVPRFGPKAFEQAAGFLRIREGEQPLDNTAVHPESYHIVETIARDLDVTLERIEEIASRVKDIDISRYVTEDVGAPTLRDILRELEKPGRDPRASFRTAEFKEGINAISDLSTGMELEGVVTNVANFGAFVDIGVHQDGLVHISQLADRFVRDPKEVVKVGQIVRVRVLEVNEQLGRISLSMKKGDTAKKPRPRREEAKHSLDDLKKKFQG
- a CDS encoding T9SS type A sorting domain-containing protein; protein product: MLEWHYLQRTYGNPGVNVDRKTWDAWEDIAYSPQSALMKPFATTSTWRAEGPTNIGGRMRAVTFHPTETETIFAGGASGGVWRSTDLGQSWTALSDFEPRINIGALAIDATNPSIIYAGTGEPLPGGAGRRNGSPFYDGIGVLRSADGGDNWELLPWSGNSAVHRIALHPHSSDTLLVATRDNLYKSTDGGQNWGNVLSGVISDVVYKPDNPGIVYAAVGNDYGGSANGIYVSYTGGSRFSWQKLATNFAPGDSCGRIVMSIPTSDPDRIYAAVAANRNRLPDSDADFKGIFVSHDAGQTWERKLSAISNGFTRGQAYYDLTIAASPTQPDVVMLGGIDMYRSTNGGEGFSKQSRWELRVVDPNSPAYVHADQHHIAFKPDDPNTFIVGNDGGVFISTNRGDTWEARNEGLATVQFYGIAYAPSNPSLLYGGTQDNSNMRQKSPGETEWVYVGSGDGGRIAVDPQNSNLMYFCMNSTPFRTFDGGTLMEPLTSGLAGYRFNWIRPMVLDPDGERLYTATNEVHRLSPASSATSWLTITVNSLTNGIITDLEIPELNSRFMYASTSTGEVYFCRNLIALDTEWEGEGNGLPGRWVTDIHVDWGQLYTVYACVSGYGTGHAFKSTDGGDNWTDISGDLPNIPANTIIPSRVDSNTVFLATDLGVWYTTNGGTNWKQYGNGLPNVVCYDMRLTPENRLVVGTYGRGMWSTDGLVSIDAPRQQPEAFSLAPNYPNPFGPGIAETTTLRFNLQNTAEVTLQVYDAAGKLVATPAQGSYQAGSHTASFHAGTLPAGSYFAVLRSGNSSVTRKMLIIR
- a CDS encoding metallophosphoesterase, which produces MIEEQKAEKQLVTTPDSAGSDADGGVQQGRRDFLRTSLTGLTVISVSGPSFGKIASEPDFEVVYKTIRMPGLPDKLRGTRIAMISDIHSGPTMSRKDLVPYVKHINKLKPDAILLPGDFIQNKNEEIEPVCDVFRHLKAPYGVYGCTGNHDYFADADHVSNELEHAGVNMLRNEHAVLDIEGEQLALIGIDDVSDGNPFHSQFKTAVDGLDPRIPNILLCHKPYYLEDASEWGVNLMVSGHTHGGQIVLARAFGVVVTIASLYSGYIEGLYEHDDTQMYITRGIGTVGIPIRINCPPEITLLTLT
- a CDS encoding Ppx/GppA family phosphatase: MPDNIRKLAAIDLGTNSFHLVIADIKSNGKFTMLGKDKEVVRLGEGMTDMKHLGEEAMDRAVDTLRRFSLIAQTHGAPIRAVATSAVREALNRDEFLRRVRDELQIEIEVVSGYEEARLIYLGVLQALPVYKESTLLVDIGGGSTEFLVGEEGSVHYANSLKLGAVRLTRRYFSGKTLKNKDIDACRAHLIGALDPVVRAIKNRPLTAVVGSSGTILNVAGMILAARGEEFNQDEGNVTIEKKDLKRITSDVLSRKTVGLRRAIPGLDPARADIIVAGILILEQVFEQLKLDTMVTSKYALREGILLDTLQKLVGEERSVNHLTDIRKASIYHLAESCHYEARHAATVRKNALALFDQLRELHELGHTDREYLEAAAVLHDIGYHISHSQHHKHSYYIIRHSELMGFTDREIEIVANIARYHRKSHPRSKHEGFPRLVEEDQTRVRKLSAMLRIADGLDRRHRDIFASVLCEIGKKHVTISLGLKRDTDYSIEVWGAERRKELFEEVFSRKVSIMVETDT
- a CDS encoding asparagine--tRNA ligase, with amino-acid sequence MVDVYIEQLSDHVGEEVTLKGWLYNSREGGKIVFLILRDGTGLCQCVVTPDSVSEADWEKARSLTQESSFMVTGSVRSDERAPGGFEMDVTALDVVTIAEEYPITPKEHGIEFLADRRHLWIRSRRQVAILRIRHSIIRAIRNFFDDRGFVLFDAPVLTPNAVEGTSTLFETEYFKLGKAYLTQSGQLYGEAGAMALGKVYVFGPTFRAEESKTRRHLTEFWMVEPEMAWFDLEDDMNLAEEFISHIVQTVLKERPAELKELGRDLSVLENIMAPFPRLSYDEAVEMLHSEKTAKMVDEKQASAEKERGELLAELEDNKAKYNQVKQWQRKKFDSREIEINNRVAELDELLRNLPKWKESAANFEHGNDLGGSDETLLTWYFDRPVIVHRYPAAVKAFYMKRDPEDESKALAMDVLAPEGYGEIIGGSQREDNLDYLLERIEEHQLPQEVFEWFLDLRRYGSVPHAGFGLGVERTVAWICGLDHVRETIPFPRLIHRNKP